From Streptomyces chrestomyceticus JCM 4735, one genomic window encodes:
- a CDS encoding alpha/beta fold hydrolase — protein MTFRLRGRRLYATAAVLAVLAGSGTWAAVAADDPPAVHREDRTFAMPESAGGADGSGGGDSGKGTGGGETGGSGEGKVRIDASFFTAGGTGRRPAVLLGHGFGGSKESVRGQAEQLARDGYAVLTWSARGFGRSTGKIGLNDPDREVADVRRLVDWLAKRPEVRLDGAGDPRVGVAGGSYGGAIALLAAGYDKRVDAIAPQITYWNLADALFPNGVFKKLWAGMFFSTGSVGAAEGSEGSGAAGTTGGSGGGSGGGAGGDAGTGAGSGSGAGSGAGGSGKSAEEAAPPPQDSTDGCGRFERQLCEMYERVAVSGKPDAAARALLAARSPSAVADRIKVPTLLMQGRTDSLFPLGQADAMYRALRENGAPVSVDWLAGGHDGGDRETGRLADRTKAWFDRYLKDERDADTGPAFRVSRGGAVDSTNGAARLRGASGDRYPGLDNDPQPVRLTGREQRFANPAGASPPSISTVPGVGALNSLSSVGAGLSLDSPGQYARFESQPLRDPLRVTGAPTARVRIGSTSDDAVLFAKVYDIGPNGSSRPVLPAGLAEPYRITGAKAGKSVELRMPAIDHEFAAGHRLRLVLSSTDLAYASPAEPATYTASLEGGSGEGGSGEGSGVLNVPTAPAVKSAAAPLPAWTWALPAAGAVVAVLLLLVGRRRAAAGAPDPDLADVPLQITGLSKRYAKSADRYAVRDLSFRVEKGQVLGLLGPNGAGKTTTLRMLMGLIGPDAGEIRVFGHAIRPGAPVLSRVGAFVEGAGFLPHLSGRANLDLYWQATGRPAEDAHIDEALEIAGLGDALQRAVRTYSQGMRQRLAIAQAMLGLPDLLILDEPTNGLDPPQIREMRDVMIRYAAGGRTVIVSSHLLAEVEQTCTHLVVMDRGQLVQAGPVADIVGTGDTLLVGVEGGEPLSDVLLDKVAALPGIAAAVRADEGMLVTLDGTTSTSRLLPELLRLEIPVARIGPHRRLEDAFLTMIGGDR, from the coding sequence ATGACTTTCCGACTCCGCGGACGACGGCTGTACGCGACGGCGGCCGTGCTGGCCGTACTTGCCGGGTCAGGCACGTGGGCGGCCGTGGCCGCGGACGACCCGCCCGCCGTGCACCGGGAGGACCGGACGTTCGCCATGCCCGAGAGCGCCGGGGGCGCCGACGGGAGCGGTGGCGGGGATAGCGGCAAGGGGACCGGCGGGGGCGAGACGGGCGGTTCCGGGGAGGGCAAGGTCCGTATCGACGCGTCCTTCTTCACCGCGGGCGGTACCGGCCGCCGTCCCGCCGTCCTCCTCGGGCACGGCTTCGGCGGCAGCAAGGAGTCGGTACGCGGCCAGGCCGAGCAGCTCGCGCGGGACGGGTACGCCGTGCTGACCTGGTCGGCGCGCGGCTTCGGCAGGTCCACCGGAAAGATCGGGCTCAACGACCCGGACCGGGAGGTGGCCGACGTCCGCCGGCTGGTCGACTGGCTGGCGAAGCGTCCCGAGGTACGGCTCGACGGCGCGGGCGACCCACGGGTCGGCGTGGCCGGAGGCTCGTACGGAGGAGCGATCGCGCTGCTGGCGGCGGGCTACGACAAGCGTGTCGACGCGATCGCCCCGCAGATCACGTACTGGAACCTGGCCGACGCGCTCTTTCCCAACGGCGTCTTCAAGAAGCTGTGGGCCGGGATGTTTTTCTCCACGGGGTCGGTCGGTGCGGCCGAGGGGAGTGAGGGATCTGGGGCGGCTGGGACGACGGGGGGCTCGGGAGGCGGCAGCGGCGGTGGTGCCGGTGGCGATGCGGGTACCGGTGCCGGCTCAGGTTCCGGTGCCGGATCGGGCGCCGGTGGCAGTGGGAAGTCAGCCGAGGAAGCCGCGCCCCCGCCTCAGGACAGCACCGACGGATGCGGCCGGTTCGAGCGGCAGTTGTGCGAGATGTACGAGCGGGTCGCCGTCTCCGGCAAGCCCGACGCCGCCGCCCGCGCACTCCTCGCAGCACGCAGCCCCTCCGCCGTCGCGGACCGGATCAAGGTTCCGACGCTCCTGATGCAGGGCAGAACCGATTCACTCTTCCCGCTCGGCCAGGCCGACGCGATGTACCGGGCACTCCGCGAGAACGGCGCCCCCGTCTCCGTCGACTGGCTCGCCGGCGGACACGACGGCGGCGACCGCGAGACCGGCCGTCTCGCCGACCGTACGAAGGCGTGGTTCGACCGCTATCTGAAGGACGAGAGGGACGCCGACACCGGGCCTGCGTTCCGCGTCAGCCGCGGCGGGGCGGTGGACTCCACCAACGGCGCCGCCCGGCTGCGCGGCGCGAGCGGCGACCGCTACCCCGGCCTGGACAACGATCCGCAGCCCGTCCGCCTGACCGGCCGCGAACAGCGGTTCGCCAATCCGGCCGGGGCGAGCCCGCCGTCCATCTCCACGGTGCCCGGCGTCGGCGCGCTCAACAGCCTCTCCAGTGTCGGCGCCGGTCTCTCCCTCGACTCCCCGGGCCAGTACGCCCGTTTCGAGTCGCAGCCGCTCCGGGACCCGCTACGCGTCACCGGCGCGCCGACCGCCCGCGTACGCATCGGTTCCACCAGCGACGACGCGGTGCTCTTCGCCAAGGTGTACGACATCGGGCCGAACGGCAGCAGCCGGCCGGTGCTGCCCGCCGGGCTCGCCGAGCCGTACCGCATCACCGGCGCCAAAGCCGGCAAGAGCGTCGAACTGCGGATGCCGGCCATCGACCATGAGTTCGCGGCCGGACACCGGCTGCGCCTGGTGCTCTCCTCGACGGACCTCGCGTACGCCTCGCCCGCCGAGCCCGCCACATACACCGCCTCGCTCGAAGGCGGAAGCGGCGAAGGCGGGAGCGGCGAAGGCAGCGGCGTCCTGAACGTGCCGACCGCGCCCGCCGTCAAGAGTGCGGCGGCCCCGCTGCCTGCGTGGACCTGGGCGCTGCCCGCCGCGGGCGCGGTCGTCGCCGTACTGCTCCTGCTCGTAGGGCGGCGACGGGCCGCGGCCGGCGCACCCGACCCGGACCTGGCGGACGTACCGCTGCAGATCACCGGCCTGAGCAAGCGGTACGCCAAGTCCGCCGACCGCTACGCCGTACGGGACCTCTCCTTCCGCGTCGAGAAGGGCCAGGTGCTCGGGCTGCTCGGGCCGAACGGCGCGGGCAAGACCACCACCTTGCGGATGCTCATGGGCCTGATCGGGCCGGACGCCGGGGAGATCCGGGTCTTCGGGCACGCGATCCGGCCCGGCGCGCCGGTGCTGTCGCGGGTCGGCGCGTTCGTCGAGGGCGCCGGTTTCCTGCCGCATTTGTCCGGACGCGCCAATCTGGACCTGTACTGGCAGGCCACCGGGCGCCCGGCCGAGGACGCGCACATCGACGAGGCGCTGGAGATCGCCGGGCTGGGCGACGCGTTGCAGCGCGCGGTACGCACGTACTCCCAGGGGATGCGGCAGCGCCTGGCCATCGCCCAGGCCATGCTGGGCCTTCCGGACCTGCTCATCCTGGACGAACCGACCAACGGGCTAGACCCGCCGCAGATCCGCGAGATGCGGGACGTGATGATCCGGTACGCGGCCGGTGGTCGCACCGTGATCGTCTCCAGTCATCTGCTGGCCGAGGTCGAGCAGACCTGTACGCATCTGGTCGTCATGGACCGTGGCCAGCTCGTCCAGGCGGGGCCCGTCGCCGACATCGTCGGTACCGGCGACACCCTGCTCGTCGGTGTGGAGGGCGGCGAACCGCTGTCCGACGTCCTCCTGGACAAGGTGGCCGCGCTGCCCGGCATCGCGGCGGCCGTCCGGGCCGACGAGGGCATGCTCGTCACGCTCGACGGCACGACGAGCACCTCGCGCCTGCTGCCCGAACTGCTCCGGCTGGAGATCCCGGTGGCCCGCATCGGCCCCCACCGGCGCCTGGAAGACGCCTTCCTCACCATGATCGGAGGTGACCGGTGA
- a CDS encoding ABC transporter permease, with protein MRQLRRRRTLVIGAILAVLPFVLVAAFAIGGEPGGRNNRITLMDTATASGANFTATVLFVSAGFLLVVPVALFCGDTVASEASWSSLRYLLAAPVPRTRLLLSKLTVALVFSAAAMVLLPLVALGVGTAAYGWGPLQLPTGGALAAGDALPRLALAVAYIFVSQLVTAALAFWLSTVTDAPLGAVGGAVGLTIVGNVLDQVTALDQWRDFLPAHWQFAWADALQPQLDGTGMLQGASVSVAYALVLFALAFRGFGKKDIVS; from the coding sequence ATGCGGCAGCTCAGACGGCGCCGCACGCTGGTCATCGGCGCGATCCTGGCGGTACTGCCGTTCGTCCTGGTCGCGGCCTTCGCGATCGGCGGCGAACCGGGCGGCCGCAACAACCGGATCACCCTGATGGACACCGCGACCGCCTCCGGCGCCAACTTCACCGCGACCGTCCTGTTCGTCTCGGCGGGCTTTCTGCTCGTCGTCCCCGTGGCGCTGTTCTGCGGGGACACGGTCGCCTCCGAGGCGAGCTGGTCCTCGCTGCGCTATCTGCTCGCGGCGCCCGTCCCGCGCACCCGGCTGCTGCTGAGCAAACTCACCGTCGCCCTGGTCTTCAGTGCGGCGGCGATGGTGCTGCTGCCGCTGGTCGCCCTCGGCGTCGGAACCGCCGCGTACGGATGGGGACCGCTGCAACTGCCGACCGGAGGCGCGCTCGCCGCCGGTGACGCGCTGCCCCGCCTCGCGCTCGCCGTCGCGTACATCTTCGTCAGCCAGCTCGTCACGGCGGCCCTCGCCTTCTGGCTCTCCACGGTGACGGACGCGCCGCTGGGCGCGGTCGGCGGCGCGGTCGGCCTGACCATCGTCGGCAATGTGCTGGACCAGGTCACCGCCCTGGACCAGTGGCGCGACTTCCTGCCGGCGCACTGGCAGTTCGCCTGGGCCGACGCGCTCCAGCCGCAGCTCGACGGTACGGGCATGCTCCAGGGGGCGTCGGTCTCCGTGGCGTACGCGCTGGTGCTGTTCGCGCTGGCGTTCCGGGGGTTCGGGAAGAAGGACATCGTGTCGTAG
- a CDS encoding alpha/beta hydrolase: MRKTLLPPVVVLTTLAALAATAGCSSGGSDDTPVRFGDAQGSGSHGAERPGRASLAQMPTDPISFKEQRKVGGAGDDTPIGVATYHGPKSGFTGKVWVWAPPEYYEKKNADKGFPVLMALPGAEGYPVNYWIGGDLKLEENLAQWSKEGKSLPFIVVMPVLNPNAKQYYDASDIPGQPKMGTWLNEDVPDFVRQNFRTLKGRDGWAIMGSSSGGFAALKNVLQHPETFKAAIPSGPDIVPDSPLWRGHAKEERENNPEVLAQRLIAKGGPDVYLAFQDGSKEATVVPKVRKFIARYGRGPVKTRLQTVAGGMHGADTYVKGMGEGTMQWVSAHMQGPAE, translated from the coding sequence GTGCGCAAGACCCTTCTCCCCCCAGTGGTCGTCCTGACCACCCTGGCCGCTCTCGCCGCCACCGCCGGCTGCAGCTCGGGCGGATCCGACGACACCCCGGTGCGGTTCGGTGACGCCCAGGGGTCCGGTTCGCACGGCGCCGAGCGGCCGGGCCGGGCGTCGCTCGCCCAGATGCCGACCGACCCGATCAGCTTCAAGGAGCAGCGCAAGGTCGGCGGCGCCGGGGACGACACCCCGATCGGGGTGGCCACATACCACGGCCCGAAGTCCGGGTTCACCGGGAAGGTGTGGGTATGGGCGCCGCCGGAGTACTACGAGAAGAAGAACGCGGACAAGGGGTTCCCGGTCCTGATGGCGCTGCCCGGCGCCGAGGGCTACCCGGTCAATTACTGGATCGGCGGCGACCTGAAGCTGGAGGAGAATCTGGCGCAGTGGTCGAAGGAGGGCAAGAGCCTGCCCTTCATCGTCGTGATGCCGGTGCTCAACCCCAACGCCAAGCAGTACTACGACGCCAGCGACATACCCGGCCAGCCGAAGATGGGCACCTGGCTGAACGAGGACGTGCCCGACTTCGTCCGGCAGAACTTCCGTACGCTCAAGGGCCGGGACGGCTGGGCGATCATGGGTTCCTCGTCCGGCGGTTTCGCCGCGCTGAAGAACGTCCTGCAGCACCCGGAGACGTTCAAGGCCGCGATACCGAGCGGCCCGGACATCGTGCCGGACTCACCGCTGTGGCGCGGGCACGCCAAGGAGGAGCGGGAGAACAACCCCGAGGTCCTGGCCCAGCGGCTGATCGCCAAGGGCGGGCCCGACGTCTATCTGGCCTTCCAGGACGGCTCCAAGGAAGCCACGGTCGTGCCGAAGGTCAGGAAGTTCATCGCGCGCTACGGACGCGGCCCGGTCAAGACGCGGCTGCAGACGGTGGCCGGCGGTATGCACGGCGCCGACACCTATGTGAAGGGCATGGGCGAAGGCACGATGCAGTGGGTCAGCGCCCATATGCAGGGGCCGGCGGAGTAA